In Carya illinoinensis cultivar Pawnee chromosome 9, C.illinoinensisPawnee_v1, whole genome shotgun sequence, the following are encoded in one genomic region:
- the LOC122276279 gene encoding tRNA wybutosine-synthesizing protein 2/3/4, producing MEFEKRKAATLASLGSTETDKSPKGTLDAPIIPLLNTLNHHPSYFTTSSCSGRISILSQPKHTNNDNNTKKKARGGTWLFVSHDPADTDSVISLLFPPESTHQQPHSELVLRFEPLIVAVECKDLASAQSLVSTAISSGFRESGITSAGKRVIVAIRCSIRMEVPLGTTEKLLVSPEFVRYLVDVANEKMEANRKRTEGFFRALRQSDGFAGPEVSAAFVGSIDSVCNEDADLEEKDGDPHSGNLIGNGGTVGVSSCCLSVVPMVIVGEPVEKLFLWGHSACILDNKNENKAMIFGGFGGMGRHARRNESLLLNPFVGTLETMNVEGSPTPRLGHTCSLVGDFVFVIGGRADPVNILSDVWVLNAAKNEWRLAECTGSVFPPRHRHAAAVVSSKIYVFGGLNNDSISSSFHVLDTVNLQWKELPVAGEWPCARHSHSMVAYRSQIFMFGGYNGEKALGDLYSFDVKTCQWKKEKTSGRSPQARFSHSMFVYNNYLGLIGGCPIRQHCQELALLDLRIHVWKHLTLDSVGNDLFVRSTASIFGDDLVMIGGGASCYAFGTKFSEPMKINLLPLISLNDNPMPSKIREVHGTHRNDVVMGEKNARFQHPRCENGQTLSTAPSLNLGVESAGMNGNHMIASHWVLQLERKYAKLGKDILKKFGWLDLGRKVYSREDGMHIYFPVTKKFNGAYHERLNYSLDESEGHNDLHVLKPYAGKVLVLDEISCFEALNLLEEFGARKLVDEVVEVKRTAKSTLKVMSEAVASLIEHKGLSEQLLEELPTRWERLGDIVVLPIISFKDPVWDSIGPELWPIVAKSLNTHRLARQGRVAQTGTRDSTLEILVGDNGWVDHRENGILYSFDATKCMFSWGNLSEKLRMARLDCRDEVIVDLFAGIGYFVLPFLVRANAKLVYACEWNLNAIEALQHNLQANSVSDRCIILEGDNRITAPKGVADRVCLGLLPTSEGSWVTAVRALRIEGGTLHVHGNVKDSEEELWKEHVSKSIFEIARSEGYLWEVSIEHVERVKWYAPHIRHLVADVSCRERII from the exons ATGGAGTTCGAGAAGAGAAAAGCGGCGACGCTAGCGTCGCTGGGCTCAACCGAGACCGACAAATCACCCAAGGGCACCTTAGACGCGCCCATCATCCCTCTCCTCAACACCCTCAACCACCATCCCTCCTACTTCACCACCAGCTCCTGCTCCGGCCGTATCTCCATCCTATCCCAACCAAAGCAcacaaataatgataataataccAAGAAAAAAGCCAGAGGCGGCACGTGGCTCTTCGTCTCCCACGACCCAGCCGATACCGACTCGGTCATCTCCCTCCTCTTCCCCCCAGAGTCGACTCACCAACAACCCCACTCCGAACTTGTCCTCAGGTTCGAGCCGCTCATCGTCGCAGTCGAGTGCAAAGACCTCGCTTCTGCTCAGTCTTTGGTCTCCACTGCCATATCTTCCGGGTTCAGAGAATCCGGCATCACCAGCGCGGGCAAGCGCGTAATCGTAGCAATTCGGTGCTCGATTAGGATGGAGGTGCCGTTGGGGACCACTGAGAAGCTTCTGGTTTCGCCCGAGTTCGTCCGGTACCTCGTCGACGTGGCTAACGAGAAAATGGAAGCTAATAGGAAGAGAACCGAAGGGTTTTTTCGTGCTTTGCGGCAGAGTGATGGCTTTGCGGGGCCTGAGGTGAGTGCAGCATTCGTTGGCAGTATCGACTCCGTGTGTAATGAGGACGCTGACttggaagaaaaagatggtGATCCGCATTCGGGAAATTTGATTGGCAACGGAG GGACGGTGGGAGTTTCCAGTTGTTGTCTGTCTGTTGTTCCGATGGTGATAGTCGGTGAACCCGTGGAGAAGCTTTTTCTCTGGGGTCACTCGGCTTGTATATTGGATAACAAAAACGAGAACAAAGCTATGATATTTGGTGGTTTCGGAGGCATGGGAAGGCATGCAAGAAGGAATGAGTCTTTACTGCTTAATCCATTTGTGGGCACATTAGAAACGATGAATGTAGAGGGCAGTCCAACTCCACGTTTAGGTCACACTTGTTCTTTGGTTGGAGATTTTGTCTTTGTTATTGGAGGCAGGGCTGATCCTGTGAACATTCTATCTGATGTATGGGTCCTTAATGCAGCAAAGAATGAATGGAGATTAGCAGAATGTACTGGAAGTGTTTTTCCTCCCAG GCATAGGCATGCAGCAGCCGTTGTAAGCTCAAAGATATATGTATTTGGTGGACTTAATAATGAttcaatttcttcatcatttcaTGTCCTCGACACAGTGAACCTGCAGTGGAAAGAGTTACCAGTTGCCGGGGAATGGCCGTGTGCCCGTCACTCTCACTCGATGGTAGCATATAGGTCTCAAATATTTATGTTTGGAGGGTACAATGGTGAGAAAGCACTTGGTGACTTGTATAGTTTTGATGTTAAAACATGTCAATGGAAGAAGGAAAAGACTTCAGGAAGAAGTCCACAAGCTAGGTTTTCCCACTCTATGTTTGTGTACAATAATTATCTTGGGCTTATTGGTGGTTGCCCAATTCGACAACATTGTCAAGAGTTGGCATTACTTGATTTAAGGATCCACGTATGGAAGCATTTGACACTGGATTCTGTTGGAAATGATTTGTTTGTACGAAGTACTGCCAGCATTTTTGGTGACGATCTTGTTATGATTGGTGGTGGGGCCTCTTGTTATGCATTTGGAACGAAGTTTAGCGAGCCCATGAAAATCAACCTGCTTCCTTTGATATCTTTAAATGACAATCCTATGCCTTCTAAAATTAGAGAAGTGCATGGTACCCATCGGAATGATGTAGTGATGGGAGAAAAGAATGCCCGTTTTCAACATCCACGATGCGAGAATGGACAAACTTTATCCACAGCTCCTAGCTTGAATTTGGGGGTTGAATCAGCTGGAATGAATGGAAATCATATGATTGCTTCGCATTGGGTTTTACAActtgaaagaaaatatgcaaaattagGAAAGgatatattgaaaaagtttgGATGGTTAGATCTTGGGAGGAAGGTTTATTCTAGGGAAGATGgaatgcatatatattttcctgTGACTAAAAAATTTAATGGTGCATATCATGAAAGGCTGAATTATTCATTAGATGAATCTGAAGGACATAATGACCTTCATGTATTAAAGCCATATGCTGGAAAAGTACTCGTGTTAGATGAGATCTCATGTTTTGAAGCCTTAAATCTTTTGGAGGAGTTTGGTGCCAGAAAGTTGGTAGATGAGGTAGTTGAAGTCAAAAGAACTGCAAAATCTACATTAAAAGTAATGAGTGAAGCTGTGGCCTCTTTGATAGAGCACAAAGGCCTTTCAGAACAACTTTTAGAGGAGCTACCCACAAG ATGGGAGCGACTTGGTGATATTGTTGTGCTTCCTATCATATCCTTCAAGGATCCAGTATGGGACTCAATTGGGCCTGAGCTTTGGCCCATTGTTGCCAAATCACTTAATACTCATCGCCTTGCCCGTCAG GGTCGAGTTGCGCAAACTGGTACAAGGGACAGTACTTTGGAGATTCTAGTTGGAGATAATGGTTGGGTTGATCATCGGGAAAATGGAATTCTCTATTCTTTTGATGCTACAAAGTGTATGTTCTCCTGGGGCAATCTTTCTGAGAAACTTCGTATGGCCCGTCTGGATTGTAGAGATGAAGTAATTGTAGATTTATTTGCCGGAATTGGATATTTTGTGCTGCCATTTCTTGTCAg GGCCAATGCAAAATTAGTTTATGCTTGTGAGTGGAATCTCAATGCCATCGAAGCACTCCAACATAATCTACAAGCAAATTCTGTGAGTGATCGCTGTATCATACTTGAAGGAGATAACCGGATCACAGCACCTAAA GGTGTTGCTGATCGTGTCTGTCTTGGTCTCCTTCCAACAAGTGAGGGTAGCTGGGTCACTGCTGTTAGGGCATTAAG GATTGAGGGTGGGACGTTACACGTGCATGGGAATGTGAAGGACTCAGAGGAAGAATTGTGGAAGGAACATGTTTCAAAGTCAATATTTGAAATTGCTAGATCGGAAG GTTACTTGTGGGAAGTTTCAATAGAACATGTGGAAAGAGTAAAGTGGTATGCCCCGCACATCCGCCATCTTGTTGCAGACGTTTCATGCAGAGAGAGAATAATTTAA